One window of the Vigna radiata var. radiata cultivar VC1973A chromosome 1, Vradiata_ver6, whole genome shotgun sequence genome contains the following:
- the LOC106762342 gene encoding receptor-like protein 12 — protein sequence MITPTTTSMTKSVRFRLMIFMLFMVSQVVHGEQQIRCLPKEREALLQFKAAVVDRYGMLSSWTIPDCCQWQGIRCSNLTAHILSLDLPGEYPNFIQTGYISGSIHESLIELPQLEYLNLSSNGFGYKKIPEFFGSIRNLKYLDLSSCQFGGEIPSQLGYLSHLKYLNLAWNDLEGSIPRQFGNLSQLQHLDLRNNMFFLNIPSQLGNLTKLEQLCLGCTFGEGMKIEDGGQWLSNLLSLTHLCLDYVSNLNTSHTLLQVIAKLPELRKLSLAACSLSDHFILSSKHSKFNFSTSLSVLDLSDNTFTSPMVFQWVSNITSNLVELHLSNNHLEGSISSHFDMLMHSLRHLDLSYNNLEWASNITSNLVELDLSQNHLEGSTSSDFGLRMNSLRHLDLSGNNFKARDLKSFINICTLHSLYLSSNNLTEDLPSILGNLSSRGSVRHSLQELDLSWNHITGTLSDISLFSSLKSLFLNENQLSGRIHEGVKLPSTLEDFSINSNSLEGGIPKSFGNACALLSLDMSNNNLSGELPTIISHLSGCARYSLQEVYLYMNQINGTLPDFSTFTSLQILDLSENKLNGEISKDIQFSPELEKLCISSNSLKGVLTDYHFANMSKLHDLDLSDNSLALTFTENWVSSFQLFTIKLRSCKLGPTFPKWLQAQNNFFYIDISTAAISDIVPKWFWAKLSVQQVKTMNISYNNLRDCWRQLNSLVYLDLSHNKFSGKIPMSMGSLLDLQALLLRNNNLVGGIPLSLRNCTELVMLDISENKLSGSIPDWIGTKENLKILSLGKNQFSGSLPIEVCCLINIQVFDLSINNLSGKIPKCIKNFTSMVQTTSSIYGGRHSYFYKYGVVETVGTYNLKELLTWKGLDQMFMNNGLSLLKMIDFSSNHFSEEIPIEIEKLSGLISLNLSRNNLIGKIPSNIGNITSLDSLDLSRNQLVGSIPLSLAQIYGLGVLDLSHNHLSGEIPKGTQLQSFNKSSYEDNLDLCGPPLEKCIEDGSAQEPNVEVEEDEYSFFNNDFFISMAIGFTLSFWMVFGSILFKRSWRHSYFNFLNKLTDNIHVKVAIFRKKYLWPLKNDSLA from the exons ATGATAACGCCCACAACAACATCAATGACAAAATCGGTTCGTTTCAGATTGATGATTTTTATGCTGTTCATGGTGTCGCAGGTTGTTCATGGTGAACAACAAATCAGATGCCTTCCAAAGGAGAGGGAAGCACTCCTTCAATTCAAGGCTGCCGTTGTCGACCGCTACGGCATGCTCTCCTCTTGGACCATTCCCGACTGCTGTCAGTGGCAGGGAATTCGTTGCAGCAACCTCACCGCCCATATCCTAAGTCTCGACCTTCCTGGTGAATATCCAAATTTTATTCAGACAGGTTATATAAGCGGATCGATCCACGAGTCGTTAATAGAGTTGCCACAATTAGAGTATTTAAATCTCAGTTCCAATGGTTTTGGTTACAAGAAAATTCCAGAGTTTTTTGGTTCTATCAGAAACTTGAAATACCTTGATCTGTCGTCATGTCAGTTTGGCGGAGAAATTCCAAGTCAGTTAGGCTATCTTTCTCATTTGAAATACTTAAATCTTGCTTGGAATGATTTAGAGGGTTCAATCCCTCGTCAGTTTGGAAATCTCTCCCAGTTGCAGCATCTTGATCTTCGGAAcaatatgtttttcttaaatataccGTCCCAACTTGGAAACCTCACCAAGTTGGAACAGCTCTGTCTTGGATGTACTTTTGGAGAAGGTATGAAAATTGAAGACGGAGGTCAGTGGCTCTCAAATCTCCTTTCTTTAACCCATCTTTGCTTGGACTATGTATCAAATCTTAATACTTCTCATACTTTGTTGCAAGTGATTGCGAAGTTACCTGAACTTAGAAAACTAAGCTTAGCTGCTTGTAGCCTTTCCGATCATTTCATTCTGTCATCCAAACATTCTAAGTTCAATTTCTCTACTTCCCTCTCTGTCCTTGATCTAAGCGATAACACCTTCACATCACCAATGGTATTCCAGTGGGTCTCAAACATCACTTCCAACCTTGTTGAGCTTCACCTTAGTAATAACCACTTGGAGGGTTCCATATCAAGTCATTTTGACATGCTCATGCATTCGCTTAGGCATCTTGACCTTAGTTATAACAACTTGGAGTGGGCGTCAAACATCACTTCCAACCTTGTTGAGCTTGACCTTAGTCAGAACCACTTGGAGGGTTCCACATCAAGTGATTTTGGCTTGCGCATGAATTCGCTTAGGCATCTTGACCTCTCCGGTAATAATTTCAAGGCCAGGGATTTGAAATCCTTCATTAATATATGCACCTTACATTCTTTATATTTGTCTTCAAACAATTTGACTGAAGACCTTCCCTCCATTCTCGGTAATTTGTCCAGTAGAGGTTCCGTTAGACACTCATTGCAAGAATTGGATCTGTCATGGAATCACATCACTGGCACTTTGTCTGACATTTCATTATTCTCCTCTTTGAAATCATTATTTCTTAATGAAAATCAGTTAAGTGGAAGGATCCATGAAGGTGTGAAGTTACCATCTACTTTGGAGGATTTTTCAATTAACTCAAATTCTTTAGAAGGTGGAATTCCAAAATCATTTGGGAATGCATGTGCTTTACTCTCATTAGACATGTCAAATAATAACTTGAGTGGTGAGCTTCCAACGATAATTTCTCATTTGTCTGGATGTGCTAGATATTCATTGCAAGAAGTATATCTATACATGAATCAAATCAATGGCACACTACCTGACTTCTCAACATTCACatctttacaaatattagaTCTTTCTGAAAATAAGCTAAATGGAGAGATTTCTAAGGACATTCAATTCTCACCTGAATTGGAGAAGCTCTGCATctcttcaaattctttaaaGGGTGTGTTGACTGACTACCACTTTGCCAATATGTCTAAGTTACATGATTTAGATTTATCTGATAATTCATTGGCCTTGACATTTACAGAAAATTGGGTCTCATCTTTTCAGTTGTTCACCATAAAGTTGAGATCTTGCAAACTAGGTCCAACATTTCCGAAATGGTTGCAggcacaaaataattttttttatattgacaTTTCAACAGCTGCAATATCAGATATTGTTCCTAAATGGTTTTGGGCTAAATTATCAGTACAACAAGTGAAGACGATGAATATTTCATACAACAATCTACGAg ATTGTTGGAGGCAATTGAACTCACTAGTTTATTTGGATTTGAGTCACAACaaattttcaggaaaaattccTATGTCAATGGGATCCCTCCTTGATCTTCAAGCATTGTTGTTGAGAAACAACAATTTAGTAGGAGGAATCCCGTTATCCTTGAGGAATTGCACAGAGCTAGTAATGCTTGATATATCAGAGAACAAATTATCAGGATCTATCCCTGATTGGATTGggacaaaagaaaatttgaaaattttaagtttggGAAAGAATCAATTCTCTGGGAGTTTACCTATAGAGGTTTGTTGTCTGATAAACATTCAAGTCTTCGATCTCTCTATAAACAACTTGTCTGGAAAAATTCCTAAATGCATAAAAAACTTTACTTCAATGGTTCAAACGACATCTTCAATATACGGTGGACGTCATTCATATTTTTACAAGTATGGTGTTGTTGAAACTGTCGGAACATACAATTTGAAAGAATTGTTGACATGGAAAGGTTTAGATCAAATGTTTATGAATAACGGTTtgtcacttttaaaaatgattgacTTTTCAAGCAATCATTTCTCAGAAGAAATTCCTATAGAAATAGAGAAATTATCTGGTCTGATTTCATTGAACTTGTCAAGAAACAATTTGATTGGAAAAATTCCTTCAAACATTGGAAATATAACATCACTTGATTCTCTTGATTTGTCAAGAAACCAACTTGTTGGTTCAATTCCTCTAAGTCTTGCTCAAATTTATGGACTTGGTGTGTTAGATTTGTCTCATAATCATCTAAGTGGAGAAATTCCTAAAGGCACACAATTACAGAGTTTCAATAAATCTAGTTATGAAGATAATCTTGATCTTTGTGGACCACCACTTGAGAAGTGTATTGAGGATGGATCTGCACAAGAACCAAAtgttgaagttgaagaagatgaatattCATTTTTCAATAATGACTTTTTCATAAGCATGGCAATTGGATTTACTCTAAGTTTTTGGATGGTTTTTGGCTCAATCTTATTCAAACGCTCTTGGAGACATTCCTATTTCAACTTCTTAAATAAGTTAACCGATAACATTCATGTCAAAGTAGCCATCTTTcggaaaaaatatttatg gcCCTTGAAGAACGATTCTCTTGCGTGA
- the LOC106768427 gene encoding receptor-like protein 12, producing MSINNPVGFLRLMMFMLCVVSQVVNGEQQIRCLPKEREALLQFKAAIVDEYDMLSSWTTPHCCQWEGIRCSNLTSHIISLDLHGDIYGDGECMSGEIHKSLTELPQLQYLNLSSNSFPDTHIPEFLASLKNLKYLDLSRCSFGGRIPSQLGSLSHLKYLNLVDNSLNGSIPYQLGNLSQLQHLDLSRNCFEGNIPPELGKLSQLQHLDLRSNGFQGNIPPQLGMLSQLQHLDLSENLLEGNIPSQLGNLSQLHQLYLEGYYRNLKISDGGT from the exons ATGTCAATAAACAATCCAGTTGGTTTTCTAAGATTGATGATGTTTATGCTGTGTGTGGTGTCGCAGGTTGTTAATGGAGAACAGCAAATCAGATGCCTTCCAAAGGAGAGGGAAGCACTCCTCCAATTCAAGGCTGCAATTGTGGATGAATATGACATGCTATCATCTTGGACCACTCCTCATTGCTGCCAATGGGAGGGGATTCGCTGCAGCAACCTCACCTCCCATATTATAAGCCTCGACCTTCATGGAGATATATATGGAGATGGAGAATGTATGAGCGGAGAGATCCACAAGTCGTTGACGGAGTTGCCACAATTACAGTATTTGAACCTCAGTTCTAATTCTTTTCCAGACACTCACATCCCAGAGTTTCTTGCTTCTCTCAAAAACTTGAAATACCTTGATTTGTCTCGTTGTTCTTTTGGCGGAAGAATTCCAAGTCAATTAGGCTCTCTTTCTCATTTGAAATACTTAAATCTTGTGGATAATTCTCTGAACGGTTCAATCCCTTATCAGCTTGGAAATCTCTCCCAATTGCAGCATCTTGATCTTAGTAGAAATTGTTTTGAAGGAAATATACCTCCTGAACTTGGAAAGCTCTCCCAATTGCAGCATCTTGATCTCAGGTCGAATGGTTTTCAAGGAAATATACCTCCTCAACTTGGAATGCTCTCCCAGTTGCAGCATCTTGATCTCAGTGAAAATCTTTTAGAAGGAAATATACCATCTCAACTTGGAAATCTCTCCCAATTGCATCAGCTCTATCTTGAAGGATATTACCGTAATCTCAAAATCAGTGACGGAG gCACTTGA